A region of the Pseudomonas asiatica genome:
ACCAGCGCCAGGAAGATGACAGCAACCTGTAGGATCAACTCAGATGTTCTCCAGCTCGGACCACTCTTCCTCGGTCATCATCTTGTCCAGCTCGACCAGGATCAGCAGTTCGCCATTCTTGTTGCACACGCCCTGGATGAACTTGGCCGATTCTTCGTTACCCACGTTCGGCGCGGTCTCGATCTCGGACTGGCGCAGGTACACCACCTCGGCCACGCTGTCGACCAGGATACCGACCACTTGCTTGTCGGCCTCGATGATGACGATACGGGTGTTGTCGGTGACTTCGGTCGGCATCAGGCCAAAGCGCTGGCGGGTGTCGATCACGGTCACCACGTTGCCGCGCAGGTTGATGATGCCCAGCACGTAGCTTGGCGCACCCGGCACCGGGGCGATCTCGGTGTAGCGCAACACTTCCTGCAC
Encoded here:
- a CDS encoding chemotaxis protein CheW, producing the protein MKKSSAQGSEDPILQWVTFRLDNESYGINVMQVQEVLRYTEIAPVPGAPSYVLGIINLRGNVVTVIDTRQRFGLMPTEVTDNTRIVIIEADKQVVGILVDSVAEVVYLRQSEIETAPNVGNEESAKFIQGVCNKNGELLILVELDKMMTEEEWSELENI